The stretch of DNA GTAAGCCAACTCTGGGATACAAGACTCGCAAGAAGCGGAAACTAAGCGATGCCTTGATTGTCCGTCGCCGTCGTAAGTCTTCCAAGCGGGGTCGTGGCGGTCGGGAGTCCTAAATCTCTTGGCTTCTGATGTAGGCTCTCAAGCTGGGTCTGCATCGACTCTTGATTAGAACGATTTGTAATCACCGATAGGTTGACTGAGCTATGTCTCGTTCCTTAAAAAAAGGCCCTTTTGTTGCTGACCACTTAATGAGCAAGATTGAAGCATTGAATGCTAGGGGCGAAAAGCAAGTTATCAAAACTTGGTCTAGAGCCTCCACCATTCTGCCGCAAATGATTGGTCATACCGTGGCGGTTCACAATGGTCGTCAACATGTTCCTGTATATTTGACCGAGCAAATGGTGGGTCACAAACTAGGAGAGTTTGCTCCGACTCGCACATTTCGCGGTCACTCTAAGAGTGACAAGAAGGCTCGTCGGTAAAAAGATGTGAGGGTTTAGCCGTTTGCTTCAGCCTGTGAGTTGGAGATTGGAAACCTATTTTGCAGGCTGCTAGCCAGAGGGATAGAAGGGTAAATTTATGGCTGTTGATACAACTGAAGTAAAAGCGATCGCACGCTACATCCGCATGTCCCCCCACAAGGTTCGGCGGGTTCTAGATCAAATCCGGGGTCGGTCTTATCGAGAAGCGCTGATTATTCTGGAATTTATGCCCTATCGGGCTTGTGAGCCTGTACTTAAAGTTTTACGCTCTGCTGTTGCTAATGCTGAGCACAATGCTGGACTCGACCCAGCTACCTTGGTGGTTAGCCAAGCCTTTGCTGACCAAGGTTCTACCTTAAAGCGCTTCAGACCTCGGGCTCAGGGTCGCGCCTATCAAATTCGTAAACCTACCTGCCACATTACTGTAGCGGTTGCGCCTCAAGGGGATGCATAGATAGGACGCTTCTTCGTATCTCTATCCCCTTAACTTAGCTAGCCCTTTACTGCTTTTATTGAGGACGTATTCGTGGGACAGAAAATTCATCCAGTTGGTTTTCGTTTGGGTACAACCCAAGAACACCGCTCCCGTTGGTTCGCTGAACCTAACCGTTACCCAGAGCTTTTGCAGGAAGATTACAAAATTCGTCAGTTTGTCCAGAAAAATCTGAACAATGCTGGCATCTCTGAAATTCGAGTCGAGCGCAAAGCCGATCAAATTGACCTAGAAATTCGTACTGCTCGTCCTGGCGTCGTTGTAGGACGTGGTGGTACTGGGATCGAATCTCTGCGCGCTGGGCTACAAGCAGCACTGGGCAGCAGCGATCGCCAAATCCGCATCAACGTTGTAGAAGTTGCTCGTGTAGATGCCGACGCAGCTCTGATCGCTGAATATATTGCTCAACAGCTAGAGCGTCGGGTCTCTTTCCGACGAGTAGTGCGTCAAGCAATCCAAAGAGCGCAACGAGCTGGGATTGAAGGGATCAGAATTCAAGTGAGCGGTCGCTTGAATGGAGCAGAAATTGCTCGTCCTGAGTGGACTCGTGAAGGTAGAGTTCCCCTTCATACCCTACGTGCCGATATTGATTATTCCTATCGCACCGCTCAAACCATCTATGGAGTGTTAGGGATCAAAGTTTGGGTGTTCAAGGGTGAAATCATCCCTGGGCAAGAAGAACCCGCTCCCGCAGGAAACACTCAGCCTCGTCGTCGTCAGCAACGCCGCCGTCAGCA from Trichocoleus desertorum ATA4-8-CV12 encodes:
- the rpsS gene encoding 30S ribosomal protein S19, with the translated sequence MSRSLKKGPFVADHLMSKIEALNARGEKQVIKTWSRASTILPQMIGHTVAVHNGRQHVPVYLTEQMVGHKLGEFAPTRTFRGHSKSDKKARR
- the rplV gene encoding 50S ribosomal protein L22, which codes for MAVDTTEVKAIARYIRMSPHKVRRVLDQIRGRSYREALIILEFMPYRACEPVLKVLRSAVANAEHNAGLDPATLVVSQAFADQGSTLKRFRPRAQGRAYQIRKPTCHITVAVAPQGDA
- the rpsC gene encoding 30S ribosomal protein S3 — its product is MGQKIHPVGFRLGTTQEHRSRWFAEPNRYPELLQEDYKIRQFVQKNLNNAGISEIRVERKADQIDLEIRTARPGVVVGRGGTGIESLRAGLQAALGSSDRQIRINVVEVARVDADAALIAEYIAQQLERRVSFRRVVRQAIQRAQRAGIEGIRIQVSGRLNGAEIARPEWTREGRVPLHTLRADIDYSYRTAQTIYGVLGIKVWVFKGEIIPGQEEPAPAGNTQPRRRQQRRRQQFEDRSNEG